From Amycolatopsis sp. cg9, one genomic window encodes:
- a CDS encoding helix-turn-helix domain-containing protein — translation MDTLELLAHPVRLRIVHAMRGGRTHTTAQLCALLPDVSKAMVYRHVDLLATGGILRVADERRVRGAVERHYQLRPERAAIDPDTAAALSLEDHRRGFAVAVAALVAEFNAYLDRENADPATDPVGYRQHAVWLDRDELVAMNAELRDAILPRLANEPAPGRTRYLLSPILFPSEQPAG, via the coding sequence GTGGACACCTTGGAACTGCTGGCCCACCCGGTGCGGCTGCGGATCGTGCACGCCATGCGCGGCGGGCGGACGCACACCACCGCCCAGCTCTGCGCGTTGCTGCCGGACGTCTCGAAAGCCATGGTCTACCGGCACGTCGACCTGCTCGCCACGGGCGGGATCCTGCGCGTGGCCGACGAACGGCGGGTGCGCGGCGCGGTCGAGCGCCACTACCAGCTGCGCCCGGAACGGGCCGCCATCGACCCGGACACCGCCGCGGCACTGTCCCTCGAGGACCACCGGCGCGGTTTCGCGGTGGCGGTCGCGGCGCTCGTCGCCGAGTTCAACGCCTACCTCGACCGCGAAAACGCCGACCCGGCCACCGATCCCGTCGGCTACCGGCAGCACGCGGTCTGGCTCGACCGGGACGAGCTGGTCGCGATGAACGCGGAACTGCGCGACGCGATCCTGCCCCGGCTGGCCAACGAGCCGGCTCCCGGCCGCACCCGGTACCTGCTCAGCCCCATCCTCTTCCCCAGCGAGCAACCTGCCGGCTGA